CCGGAAGCCGCCCCTATCCTCCTGCGCCTGGTTGCCGACAGGTAAGAGGGGCAGCATGGACCGTACGGGTACGACACGACGCACGTTCGTGGCGGGCGCGGCCGCCGTCACCGGCACGGGGCTGGCCGGCACCGGCACCGCCCGCGCGGCCGCGCCCCGCCTCGCGGGCGCCGAGGCGCCGGGAACGGTCGCCGTGCTCGGCGGCGGCGTCGCCGGGCTGACGGCCGCGCACGAACTGGCCGAACGGGGCTTCCACGTCACCGTGTACGAGCGCCGCGCCCTCGGCGGCAAGGCGCGCAGCATGGACGTCCCCGGCAGCGCCAGGGGCGGGCGCCGCCCCCTCCCGGCCGAGCACGGCTTCCGCTTCATCCCCGGCATCTACCACAACCTGCCGGACACGATGCGGCGCATCCCCTACCCGGGCAACGCGAACGGCGTGTACGACAACCTGGTGGCGCCCCGCGAGATGATGATGGCCCGCACGGGCCGCGAGGACCTGCGCTTCCCCATCCCATGGCCCGGCCACCGCCCGGAGGCGCTCACCCTCGACGAGCTGCGCCGCGCCCTGACCGCCCTGCTCGACACTGCCGCGCATCTGCCCGCGCACGAGGTGGCGTACTTCGTGAACCGGGCGCTCGTCTTCCTGACGAGCTGCCAGGAGCGGCGCGACGGGCAGTGGGAGCGCGTCCCGTGGTGGGAGTTCACCCGCGCCGCCCGCATGTCCGCCGACTACCAGCGCGTCCTCGCCGTCGGCGTCACCCGCAACATCGTCGCCACCAAGGCGGAGGAGGCCAGCACCCGCACGGTCGGCACCCTCGGGGAGGCGTTCGTCCTCAACGCGCTCGGCCGGGGCGCGGACGGCCCGCCGGACCGCATCCTCAACGCGCCGACGAACGAGGCGTGGATCGACCCGTGGGTCGCGCACTTGCGCTCCGTGGGGGTGGAGTTCAGGGTGGGCTGGACGCTGCGGGAGATGCGGTACCGGGACGGCGGGATCACCGCCGCGCTGGTCGAGGGCCCGGACGGCGCCCGCCACGCGGTCACGGCGGACCACTACGTCAGCGCCCTGCCGGTGGAGCACGCCCGCCGCACCTGGGGCGCCGCGCTGCGGGCGGCCGACCCCCGGCTCGCCCGGTGCGACCGGCTGCGCACCGACTGGATGACGGGCATCCAGTTCTATCTGACCGAGCGCCCGCCGCTGGTGCGGGGCCATGTGAACTGCGTCGACTCGCCGTGGTCGCTGACGGCCATCGCCCAGGCCCACCACTGGACGGGCGGGGACTTCGCGGGCACGTACGGCGACGGCACGGTGGTGGACTGCCTGTCGGTCGACATCTCCGAGTGGGACCGGCCCGGCGTCCTGTACGGGAAGACGGCCAAGCAGTGCACCCGCGAGCAGGTGGCGCGGGAGGTGTGGGCGCAGCTGAAGGCCGCGCTCAACGACACGGGGAGCCCGGCGCTGAAGGACGGGGCGCTGCACTCGTGGTTCCTGGACCCGGGCGTGGACGGTCTCGGCACGCCGAACCCGACCAACGAGGACGAGCTGCTGATCCACCCGGTGGGCACGTTCCACAACCGGCCGGACGCGGCGACGCGGGTGCCGAACTTCTTCCTCGCCGGTGACTACGTGGCCGTCGACATCGACCTGGCGACCATGGAGGGCGCCAACGCCTCGGCCCGGCAGGCCGTCAACGCCCTGCTGGACCGGACCGGTTCGACGGCGCCGCGCTGCGCGGTCCGCTCCCTGTTCCGTCCGCCGGAGCTGGAGGCGCTGAAGCGGCACGATCTGGTCCGGTACCGGATGGGCCTGCCGAACGCGCTCGACCTGGGCTGACGGGGGAGGCAGTAGCGTACGGGGCATGAGGCTGACGATTCTGGGCGGCGGCGGGTTCCGGGTGCCGCTGGTGTACCGGGCGCTGCTGGCCGACCGGGGCGAGGGCCGGGTCACCCGGGTCGTCCTGCACGACGTGGACGGCGCCCGGCTGGCGGCGATCGGCCGGGTGCTGGCCGATCAGGCGGAGGCCGTCCCCGACGCGCCGCGCGTGACCGTGACGACCGACCTGGAAGAGGCGCTGCGCGGCGCCGACTTCGTGTTCTCCGCGATCCGCGTCGGGGGTCTCGCGGGCCGGGCAGCCGACGAGCGGGTGGCGCTCGCCGAGGGGGTGCTGGGCCAGGAGACGGTCGGCGCGGGCGGCATCGCGTACGGGCTGCGGACCGTGCCGGTGGCCGTGGACATCGCCCGGCGCGTGGCGCGGCTGGCGCCGGACGCCTGGGTCATCAACTTCACCAATCCCGCGGGCCTGGTGACGGAGGCGATGGCGCGGGTGCTGGGCGACCGGGTCGTGGGCATCTGCGACTCGCCGGTGGGCCTGGGCCGCCGCGTGGCGCGGGTGGCGGGCGCCGACCCGGACCGGGTGTGGGTGGACTACGCGGGCCTCAACCACCTGGGCTGGCTGCGCGGGCTGCGGGTGGACGGGCGGGACCTGCTGCCGGGGCTGCTGGCGGACGAGGAGGCGCTCGGCTCGTTCGAGGAGGGCCGGCTGTTCGGCGCCGCGTGGCTGCGGTCGCTGGGGGCGGTCCCCAACGAGTACCTGCACTACTACTACGCCAACCGCGAGACCGTACGCGCCTACCGGGACGCCGGGCGGACGCGCGGGGCGTACCTGCGCGACCAGCAGGCCGGGTTCTACGCGGCGGCCGCCCGCCCCGAGGTGCGGGCCCTGGACGCGTGGCGGCGCGCCCTCGCGGAGCGGGAGGCCACGTACATGGCCGCGAACCGGGAGGCGGCCGGGGACACGGGGGGCCGCGCGGCGGAGGACCTGGAGCCCGGCGGGTACGAGCGGGTGGCGCTCGCGCTGATGCGGGCCGTCGCGCGCGACGAGCGGGCCACGCTGATCCTGAACGTCCGCAACCGGTCGGCGCTGCCGGGGCTCGACGCGGACGCGGTGGTGGAGGTGCCGTGCCTGGTGGACGCGAACGGAGCCCATCCGGTGTCGGTGGCGCCGCTGCCGTACCACGCGCTGGGTCTGGTGGCCGCGGTGAAGGCGGTGGAGCGGGAGGTGCTCGCGGCGGCGGAGAGCGGGTCGCGTGAGGCGGCGGTGAAGGCGTTCGCCCTGCACCCGCTGGTCGATTCGGTGGCCGTCGCGCGGCGGCTGCTGGACGCGTACCGCGCGGAGCACCCGGGGCTCGCCTACCTGGCCTGACGCGCCGTCGGCCGCGCGGTCCCGGCTCGGCTGGTTCGGCGGGCCGTCCGGCCGCGCTCCTGTGCGGGGGCGCGGCCGGGTCGGCGGGAGGCTTGCGGCCTGGACGGCTGGGTCACGGCTTGCGGGCGACGCCCGCGTACCCCGGGATGGGTTCGTCCCCGGCGACCGGGATGGGCTCGCCCAGCTCCGGGTGCCAGTCGGCGGTGAGCGTCACACCCGGCTCGACCAGCTCCAGGCCGTCGAAGAAGCGGGTCAGCTCCTCGCGGGTGCGGGGCCGCAGGGTGAGACCGCGCTTCTGGTACATGGCGCGGGCCTTCGCGGCGCCGTCCGGGTCGAACTCGCTGGTGACGTGCGACAGGACGACGTAGCTGCCCGGCGCGAGCCGCTCGACCAGCCGGGCCACCAGCTCGTACGCGCCGTCCTCGTCGTCCACGAAGTGGAGCAGCGCCAGCATGGACAGCGCGATGGGCTGCGTGAAGTCGAGGACGTCGCCCGCGCGTTCCAGGATGGTCCGCGGGTCGCGGGCGTCGGCCTGGATGTACGCGGTGGCGCCCTCCGGCGTGGAGCGCAGCAGCGCCTCGGCGTGGGCGAGGACGATCGGGTCGTTGTCGCAGTAGACGATCCGGGAATCGGGCGCGACCTGCTGGGCTATCTGGTGGAGGTTGGGCTCGGTGGGGATCCCGGTGCCGATGTCCAGGTACTGGCGGACGCCCGCCTTGCCGAGCCAGCGGGTCGCGCGGTGCATGAACGCCCGGTTCACGCGGGCCATGTCGCGGCCGCGGGCGTCGATGGTGAGGAGCTGGCGGGCCATCTCCTCGTCGACCGGGTAGTTGTCCTTGCCGCCGAGGAACCAGTCGTACATCCGGGCGGGATGCGGCTTGCTCGTGTCGATCCGTACGCCACCTGCGGTGGGTACGCCGTCGGTGGCGGTGTCGTTCCCGGTCATCGGCTGCTCCAGGGTCGGGGTCGGTACATGCTCGGCGTCTCGGGCGTTCCGGTGCGCGCGGGTGCGCCGCGTGGCAACACCGTGACGGACGACACTGTATGACTGTGGGTCAGGTGAGGAGGAAGTCGGCCTGTCCGGACTTGGCGCCCTGGATGAAGGCGGCGATCTCCCCGGGGGTGTAGATGAGGGCGGGGCCGTCCGGATCGGCGGACTGGCGCACCGCGACCCTGCCGTCGGCCAGCTTCATGGCCTCGATGCAGTTGCCGCCGTTGCCGCCGCTCCACGGCTTGTGCCACCCCTCGGCGCCGAGGTCGGCGGCGGGCATGCCGTTGTATATGCGAACCATTCACAGCTCCTTGCGGAAAGCCCGGAGGATTTCCTTCGTGCGTTGTGCGGTGGCGGCCTGCGCCGCCATGCGGTCCATGACCTCGAGGTGGGAGGCCACCTCGGGGCGCGCGTCGAGGTAGACGGCGCCGGTCAGGTACTCGCTGTAGACCATGTCCGGCAGTTCGGGCACGGCGAACCGGAAGAGGACGAAGGGGCCGTACGTGCCGGGGTGGTGCCCCGTGGCGAACTCGGCCACCTGCAGGGTGACATGAGGCAG
This genomic window from Streptomyces thermolilacinus SPC6 contains:
- a CDS encoding hydroxysqualene dehydroxylase; this translates as MDRTGTTRRTFVAGAAAVTGTGLAGTGTARAAAPRLAGAEAPGTVAVLGGGVAGLTAAHELAERGFHVTVYERRALGGKARSMDVPGSARGGRRPLPAEHGFRFIPGIYHNLPDTMRRIPYPGNANGVYDNLVAPREMMMARTGREDLRFPIPWPGHRPEALTLDELRRALTALLDTAAHLPAHEVAYFVNRALVFLTSCQERRDGQWERVPWWEFTRAARMSADYQRVLAVGVTRNIVATKAEEASTRTVGTLGEAFVLNALGRGADGPPDRILNAPTNEAWIDPWVAHLRSVGVEFRVGWTLREMRYRDGGITAALVEGPDGARHAVTADHYVSALPVEHARRTWGAALRAADPRLARCDRLRTDWMTGIQFYLTERPPLVRGHVNCVDSPWSLTAIAQAHHWTGGDFAGTYGDGTVVDCLSVDISEWDRPGVLYGKTAKQCTREQVAREVWAQLKAALNDTGSPALKDGALHSWFLDPGVDGLGTPNPTNEDELLIHPVGTFHNRPDAATRVPNFFLAGDYVAVDIDLATMEGANASARQAVNALLDRTGSTAPRCAVRSLFRPPELEALKRHDLVRYRMGLPNALDLG
- a CDS encoding 6-phospho-beta-glucosidase, producing MRLTILGGGGFRVPLVYRALLADRGEGRVTRVVLHDVDGARLAAIGRVLADQAEAVPDAPRVTVTTDLEEALRGADFVFSAIRVGGLAGRAADERVALAEGVLGQETVGAGGIAYGLRTVPVAVDIARRVARLAPDAWVINFTNPAGLVTEAMARVLGDRVVGICDSPVGLGRRVARVAGADPDRVWVDYAGLNHLGWLRGLRVDGRDLLPGLLADEEALGSFEEGRLFGAAWLRSLGAVPNEYLHYYYANRETVRAYRDAGRTRGAYLRDQQAGFYAAAARPEVRALDAWRRALAEREATYMAANREAAGDTGGRAAEDLEPGGYERVALALMRAVARDERATLILNVRNRSALPGLDADAVVEVPCLVDANGAHPVSVAPLPYHALGLVAAVKAVEREVLAAAESGSREAAVKAFALHPLVDSVAVARRLLDAYRAEHPGLAYLA
- a CDS encoding SAM-dependent methyltransferase, yielding MTGNDTATDGVPTAGGVRIDTSKPHPARMYDWFLGGKDNYPVDEEMARQLLTIDARGRDMARVNRAFMHRATRWLGKAGVRQYLDIGTGIPTEPNLHQIAQQVAPDSRIVYCDNDPIVLAHAEALLRSTPEGATAYIQADARDPRTILERAGDVLDFTQPIALSMLALLHFVDDEDGAYELVARLVERLAPGSYVVLSHVTSEFDPDGAAKARAMYQKRGLTLRPRTREELTRFFDGLELVEPGVTLTADWHPELGEPIPVAGDEPIPGYAGVARKP
- a CDS encoding DUF397 domain-containing protein — encoded protein: MVRIYNGMPAADLGAEGWHKPWSGGNGGNCIEAMKLADGRVAVRQSADPDGPALIYTPGEIAAFIQGAKSGQADFLLT